A single region of the Neodiprion pinetum isolate iyNeoPine1 chromosome 5, iyNeoPine1.2, whole genome shotgun sequence genome encodes:
- the Plekhm1 gene encoding uncharacterized protein Plekhm1: MISLLRTGMLAGIKRDIFIKESLQQQLNASVIEMQGFVEGQEKPQVENCEEANMLCFIIEALFLHGLKDTLLNRVTEALSGPDFDAMPQPSFWGPLLVLSHRQIIDQIQGLTQITTEVGYCRAWIRLALNDGLLSSYFASIRRDNSVLKPYYNRSAFLRDPDLAHVAQRLIESIDHIPFHLACNTSLLNIWSNTPLHMAAIWSPTLKSCPVSSAVDIAKTINSERTLTDNFDEIESVSSIGSLDSLNKFSITSKDEMRKIKLGKEKRFRSGVETSNTTVQTKETSEKASEEEEQEKEQEEEQQVVVRRKIENGITLDSGIDTERENGSREDLREEEAAVEPELANDAAATGGNSLIGRLGWSTSIEDFESSLTTSAISGSSDVDAPHTPADARPYDALIRSYNKGACYAATADSSEFPNNCLSRVSQQDNSGVKPKSLEEAKEADLQSFNQQLGKLSREKGLDTQNYSCMSCDHPIGMSFSKAWVCGFTGEYYCTNCMAEEEFLIPSRVIHNWDLKRYPVSQKAARYLNDCPVLLDLKVINPRIYMVVDDIAQLQSLRIQLNLLRAYLFTCREPVIESLQKKVAPRDYLYEHVHQYSVSDLADIPNGIMAQQLQKVVEFARNHVTNCWLCSQKGFICEVCDNPKVIYPFDMSSTYRCAACNAVFHIDCMNASHPCPKCERRRKRMDLPLLDLGSTDMQTVSETPGIMASS, encoded by the exons ATGATTTCGCTGCTCAGAACTGGGATGTTGGCGGGGATCAAAAGAGACATATTTATAAAAGAGTCTTTGCAACAGCAACTGAATGCGAGCGTCATAGAAATGCAAGGCTTTGTCGAGGGGCAGGAAAAGCCTCAAGTGGAAAATTGCGAGGAGGCAAATATGCTGTGCTTCATTATAGAAGCATTGTTCTTGCACGGGCTGAAAGACACTCTTCTGAATCGTGTGACAGAGGCCTTGAGTGGTCCAGACTTTGACGCTATGCCACAGCCGAGCTTCTGGGGGCCACTGCTTGTTTTATCGCACAGACAAATTATTGATCAAATTCAAGGACTTACGCAAATTACAACTGAGGTTGGTTACTGTAGAGCATGGATCCGCTTGGCATTGAATGATGGACTCTTGTCCAGCTACTTTGCGTCGATACGCAGAGACAATTCCGTTCTGAAACCATACTATAACCGTTCTGCCTTTTTGAGGGATCCTGACCTGGCACATGTAGCTCAGAGACTGATCGAAAGTATCGATCACATCCCTTTTCATCTTGCCTGCAATACCAGCTTATTGAACATCTGGTCAAATACGCCATTGCACATGGCTGCCATTTGGTCCCCCACATTGAAGTCTTGTCCAGTTTCTTCGGCAGTTGACATAGCCAAGACTATCAACAGCGAACGTACCCTAACCGACAATTTTGACGAAATTGAATCGGTAAGCTCTATAGGGAGTCTTGATTCGCTGAACAAGTTTAGTATCACGAGCAAAGATGAGATGCGGAAGATTAAactgggaaaagaaaaacgttttAGGTCTGGTGTTGAGACTTCGAATACCACGGTTCAGACAAAGGAGACAAGCGAAAAAGCtagtgaagaagaagaacaagaaaaagaacaagaagaagaacaacAAGTAGTGGtacggagaaaaattgaaaatgggaTAACACTAGATTCCGGTATTGATACTGAGCGTGAAAATGGAAGCAGAGAGGACCTACGGGAAGAGGAGGCAGCTGTAGAACCCGAACTAGCAAATGACGCTGCTGCGACAGGCGGCAATTCTTTAATCGGTCGATTAGGGTGGTCTACTTCTATTGAGGACTTTGAGTCTTCGCTAACTACTTCTGCAATATCCGGAAGCTCCGACGTTGACGCTCCTCACACTCCCGCTGATGCTCGGCCCTATGATGCTTTGATACGGAGCTATAATAAAGGGGCATGCTACGCAGCTACTGCAGACTCTAGTGAGTTTCCCAATAATTGCCTGAGTAGAGTATCGCAACAGGATAATTCAGGTGTGAAGCCAAAGTCATTGGAAGAGGCAAAG GAGGCTGATTTGCAGTCGTTTAATCAGCAGCTGGGGAAATTGAGCCGTGAAAAGGGACTGGACACTCAGAATTACAGTTGCATGAGCTGTGACCATCCTATAGGCATGTCCTTTTCTAAGGCATGGGTTTGCGGATTCACAGGGGAGTATTATTGCACCAACTGCATGGCAGAAGAAGAGTTCCTAATTCCATCGCGTGTTATTCATAACTGGGATCTCAAACGTTATCCGGTTTCCCAAAAGGCTGCTCGATACTTGAATGACTGTCCTGTCCTACTTGACCTCAAGGTGATCAATCCTAGGATATACATGGTCGTCGACGACATCGCCCAGCTGCAGTCCCTGAGAATTCAATTGAATCTGCTCCGTGCCTACCTCTTCACGTGTCGCGAGCCTGTCATAGAATCTCTTCAAAAAAAGGTTGCGCCGAGAGATTACTTGTACGAACATGTTCACCAGTACTCTGTTTCTGATCTGGCAGACATACCAAATGGCATAATGGCTCAACAACTTCAGAAAGTCGTCGAATTCGCCAGGAATCATGTAACCAATTGTTGGCTCTGCAGCCAGAAAGGATTTATATGCGAAGTCTGTGACAATCCTAAAGTAATTTACCCATTCGACATGAGCTCAACTTACAGA tgCGCTGCTTGCAATGCTGTCTTTCACATTGACTGCATGAACGCGAGTCATCCTTGCCCAAAGTGTGAGCGTAGACGGAAACGCATGGACCTTCCACTGCTAGACTTGGGCAGCACAGACATGCAGACTGTGTCTGAAACACCTGGGATAATGGCGTCAagttaa